A single window of Nocardioides baekrokdamisoli DNA harbors:
- a CDS encoding TIGR03619 family F420-dependent LLM class oxidoreductase — translation MRFTYAEALTDPRFYIPLAQAAENAGYHSITLADSLAYPKESDSKYPYTDTGDREFLEDKAFIETFTLAAAMSSVTTKIRFLPFVLKLAVRPPALVAKQAMSIAYLSDNRLGLGIGLSPWPEDFELMGVPWAARGKRMDEQIDILRGLTSGEYFEYHGEFYDIAATKMTPAPTEPIPLLIGGHSDAALRRAVLKGDGWMHAGGDGEELARLLDRLDEIKKEEGLADKPFETHVISYDAFTVDGAKRMEDRGVTDCIVGFRLPYIKGPDTEPLEKKVQHLEWFAENVIDKVNG, via the coding sequence GTGCGATTCACCTATGCCGAGGCGCTGACCGACCCCCGTTTCTACATCCCGCTGGCGCAGGCCGCCGAGAACGCGGGCTATCACTCCATCACGCTGGCGGACTCGCTCGCGTACCCCAAGGAGTCGGACTCGAAGTACCCGTACACCGACACCGGTGACCGCGAGTTCCTCGAGGACAAGGCGTTCATCGAGACCTTCACCCTGGCCGCCGCGATGTCGAGCGTGACCACGAAGATCCGGTTCCTGCCGTTCGTGCTGAAGCTGGCCGTACGCCCTCCGGCGCTGGTCGCCAAACAGGCGATGTCCATCGCGTACCTGTCGGACAACCGACTCGGTCTCGGCATCGGCCTCTCCCCCTGGCCCGAGGACTTCGAGCTCATGGGCGTCCCGTGGGCGGCGCGTGGCAAGCGGATGGACGAGCAGATCGACATCCTGCGTGGACTGACGTCGGGTGAGTACTTCGAGTACCACGGCGAGTTCTACGACATCGCCGCCACCAAGATGACCCCGGCGCCGACGGAGCCGATCCCGCTCCTCATCGGCGGCCACAGCGACGCAGCCCTGCGACGCGCGGTGCTGAAGGGTGACGGCTGGATGCACGCCGGCGGCGACGGCGAGGAGCTCGCCCGCCTGCTCGACCGACTCGACGAGATCAAGAAGGAGGAGGGCCTCGCGGACAAGCCGTTCGAGACCCATGTCATCTCCTACGACGCATTCACCGTCGACGGCGCGAAGCGGATGGAGGACCGCGGCGTCACCGACTGCATCGTCGGGTTCCGACTCCCCTACATCAAGGGCCCGGACACCGAGCCGCTGGAGAAGAAGGTCCAGCACCTGGAGTGGTTCGCCGAGAACGTGATCGACAAGGTCAACGGCTGA
- a CDS encoding nuclear transport factor 2 family protein has protein sequence MSDTATDQIELPAYVVWNAPNGDHPARRASQRSYSAVGTGVLAEWLKVYAEDAVIEDPVGPSWFDPEGKGHHGHAGISAFWDKAIAPIESFIFTITDSHACGNSCANIGTITTRFPDGTLVDTDLVMIYTVNDEGRVASMRAYWEAERAMTTMRKA, from the coding sequence ATGAGCGACACCGCCACCGACCAGATCGAGCTACCCGCGTACGTCGTCTGGAACGCGCCGAACGGCGATCATCCGGCCCGTCGTGCCTCTCAGCGTTCCTACTCCGCCGTGGGCACCGGTGTGCTCGCGGAGTGGTTGAAGGTGTACGCGGAGGACGCGGTCATCGAGGACCCGGTGGGCCCGTCCTGGTTCGACCCGGAGGGCAAGGGCCACCACGGCCACGCCGGGATCAGCGCGTTCTGGGACAAGGCGATCGCGCCGATCGAGTCGTTCATCTTCACCATCACCGACTCGCACGCGTGCGGGAACTCCTGCGCCAACATCGGAACGATCACCACCCGTTTCCCGGACGGCACTCTGGTCGACACCGACCTGGTGATGATCTACACCGTCAACGACGAGGGCCGGGTGGCCTCCATGCGCGCGTACTGGGAAGCCGAGCGCGCGATGACCACCATGCGGAAGGCGTGA
- a CDS encoding DUF2505 domain-containing protein, which yields MKFQHTNTYAAPIERVRAMLNDPAFREQVATRVGALSCSAAFGNGKLVVREEQPVQGVPAFAKKFAGGATTVIHTEIWDEAGTSATITLETPGKPITQAGSVALTEAAGVTTHSYTLEVSASVPLIGGKLEKLVADLTTAGLVTEGQVGAEWLASHS from the coding sequence ATGAAGTTCCAGCACACCAACACCTACGCCGCCCCGATCGAGCGCGTACGCGCGATGCTCAACGACCCGGCGTTCCGCGAGCAGGTCGCGACCCGTGTGGGTGCGCTCTCGTGCTCGGCAGCGTTTGGCAACGGGAAGCTCGTCGTTCGCGAGGAGCAGCCTGTCCAGGGCGTACCGGCCTTTGCCAAGAAGTTCGCTGGTGGCGCCACCACCGTGATTCATACCGAAATCTGGGACGAGGCGGGCACCTCGGCGACGATCACCCTCGAGACCCCCGGCAAACCGATCACCCAGGCCGGCAGCGTGGCATTGACCGAGGCCGCCGGCGTGACGACCCACAGCTACACCCTTGAGGTGTCCGCGTCGGTCCCGCTGATCGGCGGCAAGCTCGAGAAGCTCGTCGCGGATCTGACCACCGCAGGGCTCGTCACCGAGGGCCAGGTCGGCGCCGAATGGCTCGCCTCGCACTCCTGA